The Paenibacillus sophorae genome has a segment encoding these proteins:
- a CDS encoding carboxymuconolactone decarboxylase family protein — protein MKLLTKKLRFTVNGNQKIYNGGNKAMNSSYENGIKLFQETDEAGIQGVINGLSGTAPHISRYIVEFFGQVFSSPVLTYQQRETIVISALTSLGDTPNQLKWHMNFGLKVGITPNEIIEIATHCIPFCGFPRALNAVQVAKQLFAEQNIEVNIEDELLNHIDERRERGLAKLQEIDGAHGEAVADSLADIAPLLAEQIIEFAFGEIYSRSALSSKQRQLVTLGALTAQGGCEPQLHVHLNAAIRVGLTKQEVIEALLQCSPYTGFPKVLNAITVAKKIFISE, from the coding sequence ATGAAGTTATTAACGAAAAAATTGAGATTTACCGTCAATGGGAATCAGAAAATTTATAATGGAGGCAACAAAGCGATGAACTCATCATATGAGAACGGAATAAAGCTTTTTCAAGAAACAGATGAAGCAGGTATCCAAGGAGTTATAAATGGTTTAAGTGGTACAGCTCCCCACATCAGCAGATACATTGTTGAATTTTTCGGGCAAGTATTCAGCAGTCCTGTACTCACCTATCAACAAAGGGAAACGATCGTAATCTCAGCATTGACCTCATTAGGCGATACTCCAAATCAACTTAAATGGCACATGAACTTCGGCCTGAAAGTTGGGATCACCCCGAACGAAATTATAGAAATTGCTACCCATTGCATTCCGTTTTGCGGCTTTCCCCGTGCATTAAATGCTGTTCAGGTTGCGAAACAGCTTTTTGCCGAACAAAATATCGAAGTAAACATCGAGGACGAGCTGCTCAATCATATAGACGAACGGCGGGAAAGAGGCTTAGCCAAACTTCAAGAAATCGACGGCGCACATGGCGAAGCAGTTGCTGATTCACTCGCCGATATCGCTCCCTTGTTAGCTGAACAAATCATCGAATTTGCATTTGGTGAAATATACAGCCGTTCGGCACTAAGCTCTAAACAACGCCAGCTTGTCACGTTAGGAGCCTTGACCGCTCAAGGCGGATGCGAACCGCAGCTGCACGTTCATCTCAATGCTGCAATTCGTGTAGGTCTAACGAAACAAGAAGTGATTGAAGCACTGCTGCAATGCTCTCCATACACCGGATTCCCCAAAGTATTGAACGCTATAACCGTTGCGAAAAAAATCTTCATATCGGAATAA
- a CDS encoding ethanolamine ammonia-lyase reactivating factor EutA, translating to MDELSFTSVGIDIGTSTTKLIVSRLRLGRVSGAFHLPRYEIVERELHYASPIYSTPLLSQDEIDMDEVARILRREYDHIGLSLSEVKSGAVIITGETATKTNARRVVHYLAERSGDFVVAAAGADLEGLLAGKGSGAEQRSRDFPGVVANVDIGGGTANVAYFRAGRAIGTVTFHVGGRLIRLDEQGHVHSVSPHMLKWLQERQIPLAAGRKTTPDQFRAIASAMCSEMLAYLAKEPVDPSFRHLIAGLPPAGPLPGIDELMISGGISTLMANREVPESMDAISRYGDIGPLLACSLRQQADKWPFRIVTSDQTVRATVIGAGMQSVEISGSTVHIDPSVLPLRNLPVLHLEYTGMPIEDWSRAADEAMLEASRYALPEAEAPCAIALSGEVIHSYAAMQMVAQTLLDTFTAHFSSAKMMVVVCEHDMAKALGQALSIRCGKRLGIVCIDQIRVERGDYIDIGEPLPGFLVPVVIKTLAFS from the coding sequence ATGGATGAGCTTTCGTTTACAAGTGTCGGCATCGACATAGGAACCAGCACGACGAAACTGATTGTCAGCAGGCTTCGGCTCGGGCGGGTATCGGGGGCGTTCCATTTACCCCGCTATGAAATTGTAGAACGGGAGCTGCATTATGCAAGTCCCATTTACTCTACGCCGCTGCTGTCCCAAGATGAAATCGATATGGATGAAGTTGCCCGGATTTTGCGGCGCGAATATGATCACATCGGTTTGAGCTTATCGGAGGTGAAGTCGGGAGCCGTCATCATTACTGGAGAAACGGCAACCAAGACGAATGCCCGGCGGGTCGTGCATTACCTGGCGGAGCGTTCCGGGGATTTCGTCGTAGCTGCCGCCGGAGCGGATCTGGAAGGGCTGCTGGCCGGCAAAGGGTCCGGTGCCGAACAACGATCCAGGGACTTTCCGGGAGTTGTGGCGAATGTCGATATCGGGGGCGGTACGGCGAATGTCGCTTATTTTCGGGCAGGGAGAGCGATCGGCACCGTTACCTTCCATGTCGGGGGGCGGTTGATCAGACTCGATGAGCAGGGTCACGTTCATTCGGTTTCTCCGCATATGCTGAAATGGCTGCAGGAACGACAGATTCCGCTGGCGGCAGGCAGGAAGACGACGCCGGATCAGTTCAGAGCGATTGCTTCCGCAATGTGCAGCGAAATGTTGGCATACTTGGCCAAGGAACCTGTTGATCCTTCTTTTCGGCACCTGATCGCCGGATTGCCGCCCGCCGGACCGTTGCCGGGAATTGACGAACTCATGATTTCCGGCGGGATCAGCACCTTAATGGCAAATCGGGAAGTCCCGGAGTCCATGGATGCTATTTCCAGGTACGGAGACATTGGACCGCTTCTGGCCTGCTCGCTGCGGCAGCAAGCAGACAAATGGCCGTTCCGGATTGTCACTTCCGATCAAACCGTACGAGCGACCGTCATCGGAGCCGGTATGCAAAGCGTGGAAATCAGCGGTTCCACCGTACATATCGATCCGTCTGTGCTGCCGCTCCGCAATCTCCCGGTCCTCCATCTGGAATACACCGGGATGCCGATTGAGGACTGGAGCCGGGCGGCAGATGAGGCCATGCTTGAGGCCTCCCGGTACGCTCTGCCGGAAGCCGAAGCTCCCTGCGCCATCGCTTTAAGCGGAGAAGTCATCCATTCGTACGCTGCAATGCAGATGGTTGCCCAGACGCTGCTGGACACGTTTACCGCTCATTTTTCCAGCGCGAAAATGATGGTCGTCGTCTGCGAGCATGACATGGCCAAAGCGCTGGGCCAGGCTTTATCGATCCGCTGCGGGAAGCGTCTGGGCATCGTATGTATCGATCAAATTCGGGTGGAGCGCGGCGACTACATCGATATCGGGGAACCGCTGCCCGGCTTTCTCGTTCCTGTTGTGATTAAGACATTGGCATTTTCATAA
- a CDS encoding MerR family transcriptional regulator: MEENLNIQDISTLTGITAHTLRYYEKNGLIHSITRGSNGHRQYSAADLAWIRFLVRLRTTGMSIRQMQQIAELRRQGPASTKERRILLEAHKNRLAEQIERLQEHYEVINEKIEIYRQWESENL; encoded by the coding sequence ATGGAAGAAAATTTGAACATTCAAGACATTTCAACCCTTACCGGAATCACCGCACATACCTTGCGTTACTACGAGAAGAACGGTCTGATCCATTCTATAACCAGGGGGTCGAACGGTCACCGCCAATATTCGGCTGCCGATTTGGCATGGATTCGTTTTCTGGTAAGGCTTCGCACCACAGGAATGAGCATTAGGCAAATGCAGCAGATCGCCGAGCTGCGGAGACAAGGACCCGCTTCAACCAAAGAAAGGAGGATTCTGCTGGAAGCCCACAAGAACAGGTTAGCGGAGCAGATTGAGAGGCTTCAAGAGCATTATGAAGTTATTAACGAAAAAATTGAGATTTACCGTCAATGGGAATCAGAAAATTTATAA
- a CDS encoding MtnX-like HAD-IB family phosphatase encodes MKPFAFLSDFDGTLSQRDFYHLMIDRFFPEWGHQFYQDWKKTKKIDVEFLNHIFGKLNLTEEQLLDEIRKIPLTPGAIDFVHEVQARGGDFYIVSAGTSWYIERLMQALEIPNVTVISMPAVHENGALRIVPDTANPFFSKVFGLDKRKVLEDIRGRYRTVLFAGDSEPDLEAAKAADIAFARGELHNLLTQDGVSHVPVENYHAISGYLNENGWPE; translated from the coding sequence ATGAAACCATTTGCTTTTCTCTCCGACTTTGACGGCACGCTTTCGCAGCGGGATTTTTACCACTTGATGATTGACCGTTTTTTTCCGGAATGGGGACATCAATTTTACCAGGACTGGAAGAAAACAAAGAAGATTGATGTGGAGTTCCTTAACCATATTTTCGGCAAGCTTAATCTTACCGAAGAGCAGCTACTGGATGAGATCCGTAAAATCCCGCTCACTCCGGGGGCGATTGATTTTGTTCATGAGGTTCAAGCGCGCGGGGGAGATTTTTATATCGTAAGCGCGGGTACGTCATGGTATATCGAGCGGCTTATGCAGGCGCTGGAAATCCCGAATGTAACGGTCATTTCCATGCCGGCCGTACACGAGAACGGCGCGCTGCGGATTGTTCCAGACACCGCAAACCCTTTTTTCTCGAAGGTTTTCGGGCTGGATAAACGCAAGGTGCTTGAGGATATCCGGGGGCGCTATCGAACGGTTTTATTTGCCGGCGACAGCGAACCGGACCTTGAAGCGGCCAAAGCGGCCGACATCGCTTTTGCCCGCGGCGAGCTGCACAATCTGCTAACGCAGGACGGAGTCAGTCATGTGCCGGTTGAAAATTATCATGCCATTTCAGGCTATCTGAACGAAAACGGGTGGCCTGAATGA
- a CDS encoding carbon-nitrogen hydrolase family protein, whose translation MKFRVVMAQLESTSDKHVNYEKAVLAVSEAVRDYSAQMVVFPEVFMSFFPAHTPKHVIVDDAETLEGPFVTNMRKLAAENGTWLIFGMKELVDERKSDRVYNTVVIVSSDGSIAGSYRKTHLYDAFGLKESDTIMPGDSLFEPIQTPFGKLGLFVCYELRFPEIARYQAARGAEIIIVPSGWVRGPMKEHHWSHLITVRALENTVFMVACNQVSDFYSGQSLVADPMGVLMAAGPETEALIACEIDLSRIGSVRSKLPSYEQRRPELYAAMI comes from the coding sequence ATGAAATTTCGTGTAGTCATGGCGCAATTGGAATCGACATCGGATAAGCACGTGAATTATGAAAAAGCGGTATTGGCAGTCAGCGAAGCCGTTCGTGACTACTCAGCCCAGATGGTCGTTTTCCCGGAAGTTTTTATGAGCTTCTTCCCCGCGCATACTCCAAAGCATGTCATCGTGGATGACGCCGAGACATTGGAAGGCCCGTTTGTCACTAACATGAGGAAGCTGGCGGCCGAGAACGGCACATGGTTGATATTCGGAATGAAGGAACTGGTCGATGAGAGAAAGTCGGACCGGGTGTACAACACGGTGGTCATTGTTTCAAGCGACGGCTCGATCGCCGGATCGTACCGAAAGACCCATCTATACGATGCGTTCGGGCTTAAGGAATCCGACACGATTATGCCCGGCGACAGTCTCTTCGAGCCGATTCAAACCCCTTTTGGAAAGCTAGGATTGTTCGTCTGTTACGAGCTGCGCTTCCCCGAGATTGCCCGCTACCAGGCGGCCAGGGGGGCGGAAATCATTATTGTCCCTTCCGGCTGGGTCCGCGGGCCGATGAAGGAGCATCATTGGAGCCACTTGATAACGGTTCGGGCATTGGAAAATACGGTGTTCATGGTTGCCTGCAACCAGGTGAGCGATTTCTACAGCGGACAAAGTCTTGTTGCAGATCCGATGGGCGTCCTGATGGCCGCCGGTCCGGAGACGGAGGCGCTTATCGCATGCGAAATTGACCTGTCCCGAATCGGAAGTGTGCGTTCCAAGCTCCCATCGTATGAACAGCGAAGACCCGAGCTGTATGCAGCAATGATTTGA
- a CDS encoding acetamidase/formamidase family protein, with the protein MHVVERDQFVFSFSSNHAPVLTVQSGDRVVLRTNDCFSGQIRGDQDLVTSIDYGKINPATGPIFVEGALPGDVLRAEIIRISLDAQGVITTLPDIGTLIHHSEIRSKTVQIKEGRRVQFSEKIQFECTPMVGVIGVAPPGGEVACGHPGQHGGNLDSSCIAEGSSVYLPVFVPGALFGLGDLHASMGDGEMCGTGVEIAGEVEIRLTVLKGEQLAAPVVETKDSWYAVSSDHDVMAAIRKTSEDMQNMIVQRWELTPTDAYLLMGAVGDVQMSQCCKPCPVETVVRVRVPKLEGMPDLLK; encoded by the coding sequence ATGCATGTTGTGGAGCGTGACCAATTCGTATTCAGTTTCTCAAGCAATCACGCGCCGGTGTTGACCGTCCAGAGCGGAGACCGCGTTGTTTTGCGGACGAACGACTGCTTCTCCGGACAAATCCGGGGTGATCAGGATCTCGTGACTTCCATCGACTATGGAAAAATCAATCCGGCGACCGGACCGATCTTCGTGGAAGGCGCGCTGCCGGGAGACGTATTGAGAGCGGAGATTATCCGCATTTCGCTCGACGCCCAAGGCGTTATCACGACGCTTCCGGACATTGGGACGTTAATTCACCATTCGGAAATCCGGTCGAAGACGGTGCAGATCAAAGAAGGAAGGCGTGTGCAGTTCTCCGAAAAGATTCAGTTCGAGTGCACCCCGATGGTTGGGGTCATAGGCGTGGCTCCGCCTGGCGGCGAAGTCGCCTGCGGGCATCCCGGGCAGCATGGCGGGAATTTGGACTCGAGCTGCATCGCTGAAGGATCGAGCGTGTATCTGCCCGTATTCGTTCCCGGCGCTTTGTTCGGGCTTGGCGATCTCCATGCCTCTATGGGCGACGGAGAAATGTGCGGAACCGGAGTCGAAATTGCCGGAGAAGTCGAGATTCGCTTAACCGTCCTGAAGGGCGAGCAGCTTGCCGCTCCTGTAGTCGAAACGAAGGATTCCTGGTATGCCGTCTCAAGTGATCATGATGTCATGGCGGCGATCCGGAAAACGAGCGAAGACATGCAGAACATGATTGTTCAGCGCTGGGAGCTGACGCCGACGGATGCCTATTTGCTGATGGGGGCGGTTGGCGACGTGCAAATGAGTCAATGCTGTAAGCCGTGTCCGGTAGAGACGGTTGTTCGTGTAAGAGTACCTAAGCTGGAAGGAATGCCTGACTTGCTCAAATAG
- a CDS encoding GntR family transcriptional regulator, with the protein MIEKSEKVLLKDTAYDKIKEKMIRGDEEYTSENTLVQELSMSRTPIREALNRLQYEGFLKILPNRGIVFTELSVEERNELIDMRIAIETYSLKQAANRINDNDIKELTRIIGMQEEAYRAGDFADLVEKDALFHHYLLEIVGNSQFIKMYRQARERQFTVRAGKWLKNQPDVLQTFIEEHRTILNAIIQKDIPAAVQHLVEHLEKGKL; encoded by the coding sequence TTGATAGAGAAAAGTGAGAAAGTTCTTTTGAAAGACACCGCATACGACAAAATCAAAGAAAAAATGATCCGGGGAGATGAAGAATATACATCGGAAAATACTCTGGTTCAGGAATTAAGCATGAGCCGAACCCCGATTCGCGAAGCATTAAACCGGCTTCAGTACGAAGGCTTCCTGAAAATATTGCCGAATCGGGGCATCGTCTTCACGGAGTTGTCCGTAGAGGAACGCAACGAGTTGATCGATATGAGGATCGCCATTGAGACGTATTCGCTGAAGCAAGCGGCCAATCGTATTAATGATAACGACATTAAGGAGCTTACCCGCATCATCGGCATGCAGGAAGAAGCTTACCGGGCAGGAGATTTTGCCGATCTGGTTGAGAAGGATGCGCTGTTCCATCACTACCTGCTGGAAATCGTCGGGAACTCGCAATTCATCAAGATGTACCGACAGGCGAGGGAGCGGCAGTTCACGGTCCGGGCCGGAAAATGGCTCAAAAATCAGCCGGATGTGCTGCAGACCTTTATAGAAGAGCACAGAACCATTTTGAACGCGATTATTCAAAAGGATATTCCCGCTGCGGTTCAACATTTGGTGGAGCATTTGGAAAAAGGGAAGCTGTAA
- a CDS encoding ethanolamine ammonia-lyase subunit EutB has protein sequence MIKSMTMLGYTYHFNSLKEILAKANEEKSGDQLAGIGAADARERIAAKFVLADLTLSEIRSDPLLPPEEDEVSRVIEEAIDETVYNGIRNWSIAELREYILSHKAGPDDLKRIGSGMTSEMIAAVAKVMSNLDLITAASKIRTITRCNTEIGQRGVLATRAQPNHPSDSIPGILAATYEALSYGVGDAVIGINPVIDSAESVRAILSATKEVMDRWSIPTQNCVLAHVTTQMRAIEQGAPMDLLFQSLAGTEQGNKGFGVNIRLLDEADELMRLKGASQGPNHWYFETGQGSELSSCAHFRIDQVTLESRCYGLARKYKPFLVNTVVGFIGPEYLYDSKQVIRAGLEDHFMGKMHGLPMGVDVCYTNHMKAEQNDMENLGVLLTSAGVNFLIGVAMADDCMLNYQSLSFHDLAALRETFGLRPAPAFEQWLVKMGIMENGKLTDAAGDPTLFMG, from the coding sequence ATGATCAAGAGCATGACAATGCTCGGGTACACCTACCATTTTAACAGTCTCAAAGAAATTCTGGCCAAAGCGAATGAGGAGAAGTCGGGCGACCAGTTGGCCGGAATCGGAGCAGCGGATGCCCGTGAACGGATCGCCGCCAAGTTTGTGCTGGCCGACTTGACGCTGAGTGAAATAAGAAGTGATCCGCTGCTGCCGCCCGAAGAAGATGAAGTGTCGCGGGTGATTGAAGAGGCGATCGACGAGACGGTGTATAACGGGATTCGGAACTGGAGCATCGCCGAGCTTCGCGAGTATATCTTGTCCCATAAGGCCGGGCCGGATGATCTGAAGCGAATCGGTTCCGGCATGACCAGTGAAATGATTGCTGCCGTCGCCAAAGTGATGTCCAATCTCGATTTGATTACGGCGGCTTCCAAAATCCGCACGATTACCCGGTGCAACACCGAAATCGGGCAGCGGGGCGTGCTGGCCACAAGGGCGCAGCCGAATCATCCTTCGGACAGCATTCCCGGCATTTTGGCCGCTACGTACGAAGCGCTCAGCTACGGCGTCGGAGATGCGGTCATTGGGATCAACCCGGTGATCGATTCAGCAGAGAGCGTCCGGGCGATTTTGTCCGCAACTAAAGAAGTGATGGACCGGTGGAGCATTCCGACCCAGAATTGTGTCCTTGCGCATGTAACGACCCAAATGAGAGCGATCGAACAAGGGGCTCCTATGGATCTGTTATTCCAAAGCTTGGCCGGAACCGAACAAGGCAATAAAGGCTTCGGCGTAAATATCCGGCTGCTGGACGAAGCGGATGAGCTGATGCGGTTGAAGGGCGCTTCACAGGGGCCGAATCACTGGTATTTTGAAACCGGGCAAGGCTCTGAGCTGTCCTCCTGCGCTCATTTCAGAATTGATCAAGTGACGCTCGAATCGAGATGCTACGGGCTGGCCCGAAAATACAAGCCGTTCCTCGTTAACACGGTTGTCGGTTTTATCGGACCGGAATACCTGTACGACAGCAAGCAGGTCATTCGTGCCGGATTGGAAGACCATTTTATGGGAAAAATGCACGGGCTACCGATGGGTGTGGACGTATGCTATACGAACCACATGAAGGCGGAGCAGAACGATATGGAGAACCTGGGCGTGCTGCTGACATCGGCGGGCGTCAATTTCCTCATCGGAGTGGCGATGGCGGATGATTGTATGCTCAATTACCAGTCCCTCAGCTTCCACGATCTCGCTGCCCTGCGGGAAACCTTTGGTTTACGGCCTGCGCCGGCGTTCGAACAATGGCTTGTTAAGATGGGCATTATGGAAAATGGCAAGCTGACGGATGCGGCCGGCGATCCAACCCTCTTTATGGGGTGA
- the eutC gene encoding ethanolamine ammonia-lyase subunit EutC encodes MEDREKLEALMKSTPARIGVGRAGARPLTHTMLQFRRDHAAAVDAVYGEVDESILRQLGLFTVETCYGNKETYLKRPDLGRIITDEGMAVIRERCVKQPQIQIVVSDGLSADAITANILDVYPALLDSLRVNDLNPGTSFYVKGGRVACMDHIGEVLQPDALVLLIGERPGLVTAQSMSAYMCYKPRKGTIESDRNVISNIHPGGTPPLEAAAHIGTMLKGMLERQTSGTNFF; translated from the coding sequence ATGGAAGATCGCGAGAAATTGGAGGCGTTAATGAAGAGTACTCCGGCGCGCATTGGGGTAGGGCGTGCGGGAGCCAGGCCGCTAACCCATACGATGCTGCAATTCCGGAGAGATCATGCCGCCGCTGTGGATGCTGTTTACGGGGAAGTGGACGAATCGATCCTGCGGCAGCTCGGATTGTTTACAGTGGAGACCTGTTACGGGAACAAGGAAACCTATTTGAAACGCCCGGATCTTGGACGAATCATTACAGACGAGGGCATGGCGGTCATTCGCGAGAGATGCGTCAAACAGCCGCAAATCCAGATTGTCGTGTCGGACGGCTTAAGTGCCGATGCGATTACCGCGAACATCCTCGATGTGTATCCTGCCCTGCTCGATTCCTTGAGAGTCAATGATCTGAACCCGGGAACCTCATTTTATGTGAAAGGGGGGAGAGTCGCCTGCATGGACCACATCGGGGAGGTGCTGCAGCCGGATGCGCTGGTTCTCCTGATCGGAGAACGGCCCGGGCTGGTAACCGCCCAATCCATGAGCGCTTATATGTGCTACAAACCCCGCAAAGGCACGATCGAATCCGACCGGAATGTCATCTCCAACATCCATCCGGGCGGGACACCTCCGCTGGAGGCGGCGGCGCATATCGGCACGATGCTCAAGGGTATGCTGGAGCGTCAAACGAGCGGCACGAACTTTTTCTAA
- a CDS encoding HpcH/HpaI aldolase family protein, which yields MNKLSKLLYDQQSAYGMIVTLKDPAVVEMLGHAGYDFAIIDMEHTTMDFGLVEHMIRAAECVQVSSVVRTPQNDYGAMLRVLEAGADAIMVPHLTTREQAERIVGTAKYRPIGSRGLDGSSRTAQYGTTPFLQHIKRQNERVTVIGMIEDESALTNLDDIVSVAGLDLLFVGPADLASSLGYQEQFDHPIVMEAIEEIVRTTREAGLGIGIPAFTAEEVDRYSGWGANYFTVPPIDTLLFSRAMTSHLYDVKRNERLSMM from the coding sequence ATGAATAAACTGAGCAAGCTGCTGTACGATCAACAGTCCGCTTATGGCATGATCGTAACGCTGAAGGACCCTGCCGTCGTGGAGATGCTCGGACATGCCGGGTATGATTTTGCCATCATTGATATGGAGCATACGACGATGGACTTCGGGCTGGTGGAGCATATGATTCGGGCCGCAGAGTGCGTTCAGGTGTCCTCTGTGGTCCGAACCCCTCAGAATGACTATGGCGCCATGCTGCGTGTGCTCGAAGCGGGAGCCGACGCCATCATGGTTCCTCATCTCACAACGCGGGAACAAGCCGAGCGAATCGTCGGCACGGCAAAATACCGTCCGATCGGCTCCCGGGGACTCGATGGCTCCTCAAGAACCGCGCAGTATGGCACAACCCCTTTCCTGCAGCATATTAAACGGCAAAACGAACGGGTCACCGTGATCGGCATGATTGAAGATGAATCGGCTTTAACCAATCTGGACGATATTGTCAGTGTCGCCGGACTGGATTTGCTCTTTGTCGGTCCTGCGGACTTGGCTTCCTCGCTTGGCTACCAAGAGCAATTCGATCATCCCATCGTCATGGAGGCCATCGAAGAAATTGTCAGAACGACCCGCGAGGCCGGGCTTGGCATCGGTATTCCGGCGTTTACGGCGGAGGAGGTGGACAGGTATTCCGGGTGGGGGGCTAATTATTTTACAGTTCCGCCGATTGATACGCTCCTCTTCAGCCGGGCCATGACCTCCCATCTGTACGATGTGAAGCGAAATGAAAGATTGTCCATGATGTAG
- a CDS encoding iron-containing alcohol dehydrogenase family protein encodes MKRQAHEVAIPVLLEVGDQVLSHFGELLSKAGFSRIVLCFGEGIRPLCEPQIIKSLTEQAQLEVLDNRDVLDNSLESIASIAFTLPARTEAIVGIGGGKGLDIAKYIAFLNGLPFISVPTSVAHDGFASSGCSLYVQGRRTSVPARMPYGILVDLGLVRNSPIQFLYSGLGDILSKIPAIFDWRFEESLGATRVNDFAVMMAKKSVNSIVRMPYTDIREFFFIKEIVDSLTLSGIAMEIAGSSAPASGSEHLISHALDQIMERPQLHGIQVGVAAYLMCLVQEHRVERVRKFLGETGFFDFVATLGMKREDFERAIDLAPSIKPSRRTYLHLPEMREKALHLLRSDETLGRILT; translated from the coding sequence ATGAAGCGCCAAGCCCACGAAGTAGCAATCCCTGTGCTCCTAGAGGTTGGGGACCAGGTTCTTTCCCATTTTGGGGAGCTGCTCAGCAAGGCCGGGTTCTCGCGCATTGTGCTCTGCTTTGGCGAAGGCATTCGCCCTTTATGTGAGCCGCAAATTATTAAATCCTTGACGGAGCAAGCGCAGCTTGAAGTTCTGGACAACCGGGATGTTCTGGACAACAGCCTCGAATCTATTGCCAGTATCGCCTTTACACTTCCTGCTCGTACAGAAGCCATTGTCGGTATCGGGGGAGGAAAGGGTCTGGATATTGCGAAATATATCGCGTTTTTAAACGGTCTGCCGTTTATCAGCGTGCCGACTTCGGTCGCCCATGACGGCTTTGCAAGTTCCGGCTGTTCCCTTTATGTCCAGGGCCGCCGCACGTCGGTTCCCGCCCGGATGCCTTACGGCATTTTGGTCGATCTTGGACTTGTCCGGAATTCGCCTATTCAATTTCTTTACAGCGGACTGGGCGACATCCTCTCCAAAATCCCGGCGATTTTCGACTGGCGGTTTGAGGAATCGCTTGGCGCCACCCGCGTGAACGACTTCGCGGTGATGATGGCCAAAAAATCGGTGAACAGCATTGTGCGCATGCCCTACACCGATATTCGCGAGTTCTTTTTTATTAAAGAGATTGTGGATTCCCTTACGCTTTCCGGGATTGCCATGGAGATTGCCGGAAGCAGCGCGCCCGCAAGCGGCAGCGAGCACCTGATTTCCCATGCCCTGGACCAGATTATGGAGCGCCCGCAGCTTCACGGGATTCAGGTGGGCGTAGCCGCTTACCTGATGTGTCTCGTGCAGGAGCACCGGGTGGAGCGGGTTCGCAAATTCCTCGGCGAAACCGGATTCTTCGATTTCGTCGCGACGCTCGGGATGAAGCGGGAGGATTTCGAACGGGCGATTGACTTGGCCCCATCCATCAAGCCGTCCCGCCGGACCTATCTGCATCTGCCGGAGATGCGGGAGAAGGCACTGCACCTGCTTCGCAGCGATGAAACGCTGGGGCGGATTTTGACTTGA